The genomic segment CGGCATGAAAGCTCTGTGGACCGCCTTGGGCATAGAGCGAATTGACCGGCGTGATGACGAGGTACACCTTCGACCGGTCGAACTTCGATAGCGTTTCCGACAAGGAGGCGAGCGCCTTCTCGAATTCCGCGTTCATCACGAACGGCTTGATCTTGGGATCGGGCTTGAAGAAGACGTGACCGGCCAGCGTGGCCTTGTAGGCGTCGAGCGAAGGAATATCGAGCATCCGATTGGGATCGATCGCGCTGCCATGCTCGCGCCAAATGGTTGAAATGAACTGGTCCTTGCCGCCGTAATACACCGCGTAACCACCGGGCAGCGGATTGTAGACCGCTCGCTCCATCAGCAGGCGGATGTACTCCGGGCCACCGGCTGGAAACGTCAGGCCGGACGGAACTTCGAAGCGGTTGGTCCGGATGAAACTCACCCATTCGTTCCACCTCGGATCGCGCTCGTACTGAATCGGGTTGAACACCAGAACCAGCTTCCTGGGTTGGCGCCCGCGGGCGATCATCTTTTCAAGCATCGCGCCATAGCCATCCGGACCGACGAATCCGATGGTGCAGAACGACTCGATCCCGGACCCAGGGAATGCCCGCAACAACGTCGGGACGTGAATCCCCATCAGGCAGGAGCTATCGCCGAGAAAGGCAAGGTCGGCCGCAGGCAGCCGCTCCGAGCGCCTGATTTGCTCCAGGACGATGTAGGTCTCGATGCCGCGCGACCATTGATGCAAGCTCTGCTGATGGATGTAATGTGCAACGCCGAGGATGAGGGCGGTGAGCACGGCCAGAGGAATGAGCCGTCGGGCAACGATCCATACCGCACCTGCCAGCGGCCATTGTCCGATCGATTCGATCGTCTGTTTCAGGGGCATGATCTAGAACTGGAAATAGATGAAGGTGGCATTGACGTGTCCGGAGGCGGCGATCGTCATCGCCGCCAGCGTAGCAAACAGCGGATATCTCAGCCATGCAGGCCACTGCAGGATCGAATAGTCGCCACGCGACCGAAGCTGCCACTCCAGCAGCATCAGCGGCACGGACAGCGACAGGATCGCGAGACCGGCGGCGCCGTGCACCGGAGCCCACTCCCAGTTGCCGAGGGCGTAGAGCATGCCCACCAGCAAGTTCCAATTGGACGCGCGGAAGAAGAACCAGCCCACGAACACCACCAGCATGGTGAGAGCCCAGCCGAGGCCGCGGGCGACCGTCGAGCCCGGCGCCTCCTTGCCGGAAAACGCGCGCCAGGCCACGAGGGCCAGGCCGTGAACCAGGCCCCAGAGCACGAAGGTCCATGACGCGCCGTGCCAGAGACCTCCCAGCGCCATCGTAAGCAGCAGGTTTCGGTTGGTGATGAGCTCGCCGCGGCGGTTGCCGCCGAGCGGGATGTAGAGATAGTCGCGCAGCCAGGTGCTGAGGCTGATGTGCCAGCGATGCCAGAACTCGCTGATCGAAACCGACCAGTAGGGGTAGCGGAAATTCCAGGTCAGCTCGAAGCCGAACAGCAGCGCGACGCCTTTGGCGATCAGGCTGTATCCGCTGAAGTCGGCATAGATCTGGATGCCGAATGCGAGCGTGGCGAGGATGACCGACCAACCGAAGGGCTGCTCCGGAATGAAGAGCGTGTCCACGATCGGCGCGAGGCTGTCTGCCACCACGACCTTCATGGCATAGCCGTAGATCAGGAGCCAGAGCGCGCGCTCGGCGTGATCGGACGTGAAACGTCGCGGCGCCGAAAATTGATCCAGGAGGTTGCTCGCCCGCTCGATCGGGCCGGCCACGAGTTGCGGGAAGAACGCCTTGAAGGCGAGAAACTTGACGACGTCCCTCTCGGCGGCATGCTTGCCGCGATAGACGTCGACCACGTAGGCGATGCCCTGGAAGGTGATGAAGGAGATGCCGAGCGGCAGCACGATGCGCAATGTCGGCAGGTTCGGATGAAGCCCTACGCGCTCGGCGATCATCGAGAACGAATCGATGAAGAAATTGAAGTATTTGAAGATCGCAAGAACGATCATCGCCGCTGCGATGGCGAGAGTGAGCAGGAGCTTTCGGGTTTGTTCGCGCTTGGAGGCCGCGATGACGATCGCCGCGGCATAGTTGACGATGGAAATGCCGGCCAGGAGGGGCAGAAAGCGCCAGTCCCACCAGCCGTAGAATACGTAGCTAGCGACCAGTATGATGACGTTCTGAACCGCAAGCCTCGAGGTGGCGTGATAGAGCAGAAAGGTCGCGGGAACAAAGCAAAGGAACGCCAGGGAAACGAACGACATCGCAGCAGACAATCACTTGCTGAGCAGCAAGCGCGCCGCTCGCCATATCAATGGGGACGACGACGGGAAGGAAGACAGGGGCGTCGTGGTGACAAGGATCATTTCCATCACCACGGCATCAGAATAGCAACCCCGAGATGAAATCAACATAAATTCGCCTGATCCGGCGATGCGATCAGGACGCCTGATGTTCGCGGGACTGGACCCGCCGCGTGAATTCTGATGTCGTGGCGCATCCTCGAGAGCGCATGTCCACATGACCTCCTTCAAGACCATTCGCGCCCGCGCCGAGAAGCGCAAGGGCGGGCCCAGGGCGCTGGACAAATTGATGCCCGCCAAGCCGGACCTCAAGCGGCTGGCCAAGCTCGGCGACGATCGCATCCTCGCCCAAATGACCAAGCGGGTGTTCTGCGCCGGCTTTGCCTGGAGCGTGATCGATTCCAAATGGGACGGCTTTGAAGCGGCCTTCCTGCATTTCCAGCCCGCCAAGCTCAGCTTCCAGCCCGAAGACTATTGGGAGGGCCTGCTGCGCGATGCGCGCATCGTGCGCAACGGCGCCAAGATCATGTCGGTGCGGGACAATGCCGCGTTCGTGCAGGAGATCGCGAAGGAGCACGGCAGCTTCGGCAAGTTTCTGGCGAAATGGCCGTCGTCCGACGAGATCGGCCTGCTCGATCTCCTCAACAAGCGCGGCAGCCGGCTGGGCGGCAACACCGGCCAGATGCTGCTGCGCTTCGTCGGCTGGGACGGCTTCGTGACGTCCAAGGACGTGGTGGCCTGCCTGCGCGATGCCGGTCTCGACATCGCCGAGGAGGTCAAGTCGAAGGGCGATCTCGCCAAGGTGCAGGCGCAGTTCAATGCCTGGGCCGAGGAGAGCGGCCTGCCGTACACATATCTGTCACGCATCTGCGCGCTGTCGGTCGGCGAGAACAGCAGCGGGTAGCGCGTCGATCGGCCGATCGTGTGCATCCTGTGGCGATCTTGTGCTGCGAACGCGGCCGATGAAACTCGCGATCACGAAATACATTTCGCGGGAACATTTGTCCGCAGCGCCTGTTCGGGACTCTGAGCCAGGCGCACAAGGGCGCAGGGAATGCTCGCTCCCGCCCGGCTCAATGACAACCGGATCCAGCAACGGAGCAGCTCATGAAGCTCACATCGGAACAGGTGAAGCAGACCGTCCACCAACTCGGCGCTCAGGTGCTGCCCGACGAACATCCGGCGATGCCGCAGCTCAACAGCATGTTCGGCGAGCACACTTTCTTCGTCGACGAGATGGGGCTCAAGGTCCTCGAGCCGACGGGATCGCTCGGCAGCGACCGCGAGAGCGGCGAGGTCGTCAGCCTCGCCGATTGGGGCGATTCCGACCTGACGCGCCTGATGGCGCATGAGCCCGAACCGACCGGCGTGATCGTGGTGTTCGAGCATATGAAGCATTGAACGGACCCGAGCGCGATTGCCTCCATCGGTGGCGGATCGAAACATCCGCCACCGTTCGTCGCGCCTGGTGCGCTCCGTCGCCGAAAGCTTGCGCCGCGTTCAGATGCCCAGCGTCAGCTGCGGCTCCGATTCGCCGGCGGCGTGGAGCGAGGACAGCGCAACTCCCAGCAGCCTGACGCGCTTGGGCAGCGGCATCTCGGCTTCGAGCAGGCCGCAGGCCAACCGCTCCAGATCGTCGCGCCCGGCAACGGCCACCGCGACCGATCTGCTGCGCGTGATGATCTCGAAGTCGGCGAACTTGATCTTCAGGGTGACGGTGCGGCCGCGATTGCCGGTCGCCTCGCAATGCCGCCAGACCTTGTCGACGAGAGGCCTGAGCTCGGCGGCAAGCGCGTCGAAGGCGTCGAGGTCGGTCGAGAACGTGTTCTCCGCGCCGACAGATTTGCGGATCCGGTTGGCGCGCACAGGGCGTTCGTCGACGCCGCGTGATATCCAATAATAATACGCGCCCGACTTGCCGAAATTGGCGTTCATGAACTCCAGCGACTGGTTACGGATGTCGCGGCCGATGAACAGGCCGAGCGCGTTCATCTTCGCGGCCGTCGCCGGACCGATGCCGTGGAACTTGCCGACCGGCAGTGTCTCGACGAAGGCCGGCCCCATCTCCGGCGAGATCACGAACTGGCCGTTGGGCTTGCGATGATCGGACGCGAGCTTGGCCAGGAACTTGTTGTAGGAGATGCCCGCCGACGCGTTGAGGCCGGTCTCGGCCTTGATCTTCGCGCGGATACTGAGGGCGATGTCCCGCGCCAGTGGGATGCTTTGCAGGTTTTCCGTGACGTCCAGATAGGCTTCGTCCAGCGACAGCGGCTCGATGACGGGCGTGTGCTCGGCGAAGATGTCGCGGATTTGCCTGGAGATCGCCTTGTAGACCTCGAAGCGCGGCCTGACGAAGATCAGATCGGGACATTGCCGCTTCGCCGTCACCGACGGCATGGCCGAGCGGACGCCGAACCTGCGCGCCTCGTAGCTCGCTGCCGCAACGACACCGCGTTCCGCGGAGCCGCCGACCGCGACCGGCTTGCCGCGCAGCTCCGGATTGTCGCGCTGCTCCACCGACGCATAGAACGCATCCATGTCGATATGGATGATCTTGCGCACGGCCGCGGCTGCGCCAGGCATCGTGTCGGATTCGCTCATGGCAGGATGATACAATCGCGTGAAAAGAAGCGCGAGGTGATGCATGGGCGGTTGTCAAAGCGCGATCGCAGGCTTGTGAGTGGCAAGCAGGGGCACGCGACCCAATATGAGTCCGCGGAGGACAGCCGATGCAATACAGCTCCGAGCTCATTCACACGATGCGTCAGGCACTGGAGACCGTGATGGCAAGCGTGCCGGCGCATCAGTCAGTCTTCGGCCTGAAAGCGGCCGTGGCCGAATGCATCCTGAAGGCCGCCGCACACGGCCAGACGTCATATGACGGACTGGTGATGACCGCGTCCGACCAGATCCAGGCGATTGTCGCGATGCTGAATTGAGTGCCGGCACGATCTCGTCTGACCTTGATCCGCCCTGCCAATGTAGTGTCCTCGCCGCCGTTGGCACAGTTCACGCACATGCGAAGTTCATTCGCGTCTTTGCACGTAAAGCGAGATGAATCGATCGATCATGGCGTCGATCTGCTCCGGCACCTCGAGCGACAGGAAATGCCCGGAGCCAACAGCCTTGGCCGTAACCAGTTGCGGGCATAGTGCGCCAAGGCGGTTTAGATCCGCGAGCCGATGAGCCGCTTCGATATACAGCACCGGGACCCGGCACGCTTGGGCGCACTGACCCGCCCGATGCACATCCCAGGGAAACAGACTCCTAAACGTCGACACCAGCACGTGCTGTGGCGTCGCCAGGAAGGTCTGTTCGACATGGGCGTGGCATCTGTCGGTCGGCAGACAGGAGTCCGCCACGATTTTTCGGATCTCGTCCGCAAAGTTCGGCCCCTGCAGGCCCTCCAGGTAGCTGGTGAACACCGCTCCCGCCGAGGCAGGGAAGAGCACGCCGGAATCGAGCAGCACCAGCCCCGCAGGAAAATCCGGGTAACGAGCCGCGATTTCGAGTGCCATGTTGCCGCCCATGCTTTGGCCCACGATGACCGGCTTCGTTATCTCTTGCCGGGCACACAGCCAGACGAGATCCTCGGCGAAGCCTTCGATCGAGTAGTCCTGGTGCGGCTTGTCGCTCTCGCCGTGTCCTCGCAGTTCGGCATTCAATGCGCGACCGTGCCGACCGAAGTACTCCATCTGTGGCGCAAAGTGGGTGCGATCTCCGCCAAGGCCATGGACGAACAGGAACTCAGGCGATCCCTTCCCAGCGATGTCGAACGACAGTTGGATACCTTCACGCGCGAGCTTCATTGTCATCTCCGTATCCACCGGCATTCCAGGCTTCTCGGGCAATGATGCGGGTAAGGGGGCTGGGGCGACCCGTCGATCGCTGACGTCAAGCCTCAAGCGGCTCCTTGCAATCGCGTATGGCCAATCTTCCAGCGCGTCCTAGCGCGTGGTCCGGAAAAGTGTGCAGCGGTTTTCCGAAAAGACTATGTCCAAACAACCATCTAAAGCGCGATGAGACCCATCCCAATCGCATCGCGCTGTTAGGAGACTCGCACCGCCTCGCGCAAAATCCTGAGCTGGCGCACCCGACACGATTCGAACGTGTGACCTTTGCCTTCGGAGGGCAACGCTCTATCCAGCTGAGCTACGGGTGCAGTTGCAGGTTCATTTAGCCGATTGGCGCGGGGTGGGCAACCGCTTCTCGCCGGAGCGCGCTTCAGGCCGATTTGCGCCTGACCGGGGCCGGAACCGGCTTTCCGCCGCGGGCGGCGAATTCGGCAAGCGCCCGTTCGGCGCAGACGACGCGGTTGCGGCCGAGGCGTTTGGCGACATAGAGCGCCTCGTCGGCGGCGCCGAGCAGCCGGTCCGGGCCGCCGTCGCTCCCATCAGGAACGTGGCTGGCGACGCCGACGCTGAGGGTGACGTGATCGCCGGCACCCATCGCACCATGGGCGATCGCCAAGGCCATGACGGCATAGCGGATCTGCTCGGCCACCATGCAGGCGCTGTCGCAATCCATGTCGGGCAGGATCAGCGCAAACTCCTCGCCGCCATAGCGGCTGGCGAGATCGAGCGGGCGCACCGCGTGCCGGCTGACGACGCCAGCAACCGCGCGCAGGCACTCGTCGCCGCTCTGGTGGCCGTGCTGGTCGTTGAACAGCTTGAAATGGTCGACGTCGACGAACAGCAGCGCCAGCGGCTTCTGCGTGCGCTGGGCGCGGGCCCATTCGCCGAGCAGCATCTGGTCGAAGGCGCGGCGGTTCGCCAAGCCGGTCAGCCCGTCCTTGGTGGCGAGCTCCTTCAGCGCCATCTCGGCGCGCTTCTGGTCGGTGAGGTCGCGCAGCGTCTCCACCACCGCAATCAGGTTGCCAGCCTCGTCGTGGATCGGGCCGGCGTCGATGGCGAGATAGAGCTGGCTGCCGAGCTTGGGCATCACGCACCAGTTCTCCGCGGAGAAGCCGAGCCCGTTGTGGCCGCGCGCGGCATATTCCGGATAGTACTCCGGCAGCTGCTCGGGCCGGTCGAGCGCGACGAGGTCGGCAAGGCAGGGGCGCTTCGTCTCGTAGAACGCCTGCCAGTGCTTGCTGGTGCCGATCACCTCCGAGGCGGCGACGCCGGTCAGCCGCTCGCAGGCCCTGTTCCAGATCACGACGCGGCGCTTCGGGTCGATCACGAAGGTCGGCACCACCAGGTGCTGCATCAGCCGCACCGCGTAGGAATCGGCGACATCGACGGTCCTGCGCGACTTCGGCATCAGGCCACCGCAGCCACGGGCAAGGTCCCGGGCGAGCCATCGCCGGCACCGAACAGCTTGCGCACCTCGCTGGCCGGCTTCGGCGCGCTGAACAGATAGCCCTGCATCTGGGTGCAGCCGAGCGCGCGCAGCATGTCGCGCTGCGCCTCGGTCTCGACACCCTCGGCCACCGTCGTCATGCTGCTGGCGGAAGCGATGTTCACCACCGCCTGCACGATGACGGGCGAGCCGGTGGTCTCGGCGATGTCAGCGACGAAGCAGCGGTCGATCTTGATCTTGTCGAACGGGAAGCGCTTCAGATAGCTCAGCGAGGAGTAGCCGGTGCCGAAATCGTCGAGCGCGATGCGCACGCCGATCGCGCGGAACTGGTGCAGGATCGAGAGCGCCGCCTCGTCGTCGCGGATCAGCACGGCTTCGGTGATCTCGAGCTCGAGCCGGCGCGGGTCCAGCCCGGAGGCGGCGAGCGCGCTCGCAATGCGCAGCGCCAGCGTGTCGCATTTGAGCTGTACGGGCGAGACGTTGACCGCGACGCGCACATGCGCCGGCCAGGTCGCGGCCTCGTTGCAGGCCATGCGCAGCACCCAGTCGCCGAGCTCGGTGATCAGGCCGGTATCCTCGGCGACCGGAATGAACTCGGCCGGCGACACCATGCCGCGCTCGGGATGGCGCCAGCGCAGCAGCGCCTCGCAGCCGGAGACTTCGTTGGTGCGCAGGTCGACCAGCGGCTGATAGTGGATCTCGAAGCCGCCGTTCACCAGGGCCTGGCGCAGATCCTGCTCCATGCTGAGGCGCGCCTTGGCGCTGGCATCCATCTCCGGCTCGAAGAAGCGGTGGGTGCGGCGGCCCTCGGCCTTGGCGCCGTACATCGCGAGGTCGGCGTTCTTGATGAGTTGATCGAGGTCTGAGCCGTCCTGCGGCGCCAGCGCAATGCCGATGCTGGCATCGGTCGAGAGCTGGTGGCCGAGGCAATGATAGGGCTGGCGGATCGCCTGGTAGATCCTCGTCACGAAGGACAGTACGTCCGCGGGGGACTGAATCCCGGTCTGGATCACCGCGAACTCGTCGCCGCCGAGCCGCGCGATCAGGTCGCCCTGTTTGAGGCAGCC from the Bradyrhizobium sp. WBAH42 genome contains:
- the dinB gene encoding DNA polymerase IV, with product MSESDTMPGAAAAVRKIIHIDMDAFYASVEQRDNPELRGKPVAVGGSAERGVVAAASYEARRFGVRSAMPSVTAKRQCPDLIFVRPRFEVYKAISRQIRDIFAEHTPVIEPLSLDEAYLDVTENLQSIPLARDIALSIRAKIKAETGLNASAGISYNKFLAKLASDHRKPNGQFVISPEMGPAFVETLPVGKFHGIGPATAAKMNALGLFIGRDIRNQSLEFMNANFGKSGAYYYWISRGVDERPVRANRIRKSVGAENTFSTDLDAFDALAAELRPLVDKVWRHCEATGNRGRTVTLKIKFADFEIITRSRSVAVAVAGRDDLERLACGLLEAEMPLPKRVRLLGVALSSLHAAGESEPQLTLGI
- a CDS encoding diguanylate cyclase, producing MPKSRRTVDVADSYAVRLMQHLVVPTFVIDPKRRVVIWNRACERLTGVAASEVIGTSKHWQAFYETKRPCLADLVALDRPEQLPEYYPEYAARGHNGLGFSAENWCVMPKLGSQLYLAIDAGPIHDEAGNLIAVVETLRDLTDQKRAEMALKELATKDGLTGLANRRAFDQMLLGEWARAQRTQKPLALLFVDVDHFKLFNDQHGHQSGDECLRAVAGVVSRHAVRPLDLASRYGGEEFALILPDMDCDSACMVAEQIRYAVMALAIAHGAMGAGDHVTLSVGVASHVPDGSDGGPDRLLGAADEALYVAKRLGRNRVVCAERALAEFAARGGKPVPAPVRRKSA
- a CDS encoding alpha/beta fold hydrolase, which translates into the protein MKLAREGIQLSFDIAGKGSPEFLFVHGLGGDRTHFAPQMEYFGRHGRALNAELRGHGESDKPHQDYSIEGFAEDLVWLCARQEITKPVIVGQSMGGNMALEIAARYPDFPAGLVLLDSGVLFPASAGAVFTSYLEGLQGPNFADEIRKIVADSCLPTDRCHAHVEQTFLATPQHVLVSTFRSLFPWDVHRAGQCAQACRVPVLYIEAAHRLADLNRLGALCPQLVTAKAVGSGHFLSLEVPEQIDAMIDRFISLYVQRRE
- a CDS encoding DNA-3-methyladenine glycosylase I, whose product is MTSFKTIRARAEKRKGGPRALDKLMPAKPDLKRLAKLGDDRILAQMTKRVFCAGFAWSVIDSKWDGFEAAFLHFQPAKLSFQPEDYWEGLLRDARIVRNGAKIMSVRDNAAFVQEIAKEHGSFGKFLAKWPSSDEIGLLDLLNKRGSRLGGNTGQMLLRFVGWDGFVTSKDVVACLRDAGLDIAEEVKSKGDLAKVQAQFNAWAEESGLPYTYLSRICALSVGENSSG
- a CDS encoding MBOAT family protein, which translates into the protein MSFVSLAFLCFVPATFLLYHATSRLAVQNVIILVASYVFYGWWDWRFLPLLAGISIVNYAAAIVIAASKREQTRKLLLTLAIAAAMIVLAIFKYFNFFIDSFSMIAERVGLHPNLPTLRIVLPLGISFITFQGIAYVVDVYRGKHAAERDVVKFLAFKAFFPQLVAGPIERASNLLDQFSAPRRFTSDHAERALWLLIYGYAMKVVVADSLAPIVDTLFIPEQPFGWSVILATLAFGIQIYADFSGYSLIAKGVALLFGFELTWNFRYPYWSVSISEFWHRWHISLSTWLRDYLYIPLGGNRRGELITNRNLLLTMALGGLWHGASWTFVLWGLVHGLALVAWRAFSGKEAPGSTVARGLGWALTMLVVFVGWFFFRASNWNLLVGMLYALGNWEWAPVHGAAGLAILSLSVPLMLLEWQLRSRGDYSILQWPAWLRYPLFATLAAMTIAASGHVNATFIYFQF